A portion of the Leifsonia sp. EB41 genome contains these proteins:
- a CDS encoding FAD-binding oxidoreductase: MDVIDWLTAALGEDAGDVLSVDPDHLDAARGDHSGWLADGLPLAIVNARTVEHVQATMRAASEFRVPVVPRGAGTGLAGGANATAGSLVLSVARMDRILEISTEDQLAVVEPGVVNGDLNAALEPFGLFFAPDPASKAISTVGGNIATNAGGLLCAKYGVTRDAVLGLDVVLADGRFVRTGHRTVKGVTGYDLTSLLVGSEGTLGVIVGATVRVLPLPQGEPTTLGALFADVRAASDAAARVTAAHLRPAIMELLDGPALERISAHLGGQAIREALGATGGAAYLLVQFDGPAAAADAARASTLIAETGGTVRVAADAEEGERLLAIRRAFHPALAASGTVLIEDVAVPRSRMPEMFDAIERIGERYGIAIPTVAHAGDGNLHPNFITEGDEVGPEVWDAAGDLFRTAVALGGTLTGEHGVGVLKRRWLAEELGPDSYELQVKLKSVFDPLGILNPGKVFG; the protein is encoded by the coding sequence ATGGATGTCATCGACTGGCTCACGGCGGCGCTCGGCGAGGACGCGGGCGATGTGCTGTCGGTCGATCCCGACCACCTCGACGCCGCGCGCGGCGACCACTCCGGCTGGCTGGCGGACGGCCTCCCGCTCGCCATCGTGAACGCCCGCACGGTCGAGCACGTCCAGGCGACGATGCGCGCGGCCTCCGAGTTCCGGGTGCCGGTCGTGCCGCGCGGAGCCGGCACGGGCCTCGCGGGAGGCGCGAACGCGACGGCCGGCTCCCTCGTGCTGAGCGTGGCGCGGATGGACCGCATCCTCGAGATCTCCACGGAGGACCAGCTCGCGGTCGTCGAGCCGGGCGTGGTCAACGGCGACCTCAACGCCGCGCTGGAGCCGTTCGGGCTGTTCTTCGCGCCCGACCCGGCGAGCAAGGCGATCTCCACCGTGGGCGGGAACATCGCGACCAACGCCGGCGGGCTCCTGTGCGCCAAGTACGGCGTGACCCGGGACGCCGTGCTCGGCCTCGACGTCGTGCTCGCCGACGGGCGCTTCGTCCGCACCGGCCATCGCACCGTCAAGGGCGTCACCGGCTACGACCTCACCTCGCTGCTGGTCGGCTCGGAGGGCACGCTCGGCGTGATCGTCGGCGCGACGGTCCGCGTCCTCCCGCTGCCGCAGGGCGAGCCGACGACGCTCGGCGCGCTGTTCGCGGACGTGCGCGCGGCCTCCGACGCCGCCGCGCGGGTGACGGCCGCCCACCTGCGCCCGGCCATCATGGAGCTGCTCGACGGCCCGGCGCTGGAGCGCATCTCGGCCCACCTCGGCGGGCAGGCCATCCGGGAGGCCCTGGGCGCGACCGGGGGAGCGGCGTACCTCCTGGTCCAGTTCGACGGCCCGGCCGCCGCAGCGGACGCCGCCCGGGCGAGCACCCTGATCGCGGAGACCGGCGGCACGGTGCGCGTCGCCGCCGACGCCGAGGAGGGCGAGCGGCTGCTCGCGATCCGCCGGGCGTTCCATCCGGCGCTCGCGGCGAGCGGGACGGTGCTCATCGAGGACGTCGCCGTGCCGCGCTCACGGATGCCGGAGATGTTCGACGCGATCGAGCGGATCGGCGAGCGCTATGGCATCGCCATCCCGACCGTCGCGCACGCGGGCGACGGCAACCTGCACCCGAACTTCATCACGGAGGGCGACGAGGTCGGCCCGGAGGTCTGGGACGCCGCGGGCGACCTGTTCCGCACCGCGGTCGCGCTCGGCGGAACGCTCACCGGCGAGCACGGCGTCGGGGTGCTGAAGCGCCGCTGGCTGGCGGAGGAGCTGGGGCCGGACTCCTACGAGCTGCAGGTCAAGCTCAAGTCGGTCTTCGACCCGCTCGGCATCCTGAACCCTGGAAAAGTGTTCGGCTGA
- the rpsO gene encoding 30S ribosomal protein S15 — MALDAETKKAIIDEYATHPGDTGSPEVQVAILTKRIKDLTEHLKEHKHDHHSRRGLLLLVGQRRRLLGYLSDIDINRYRALIERLGLRR, encoded by the coding sequence ATGGCACTGGATGCAGAGACCAAGAAGGCGATCATCGACGAGTACGCGACCCACCCCGGTGACACCGGATCCCCCGAGGTTCAGGTCGCCATCCTGACCAAGCGGATCAAGGACCTCACCGAGCACCTCAAGGAGCACAAGCACGACCACCACTCGCGTCGTGGCCTGCTCCTCCTGGTCGGTCAGCGTCGCCGCCTGCTCGGCTACCTGTCGGACATCGACATCAACCGCTACCGTGCGCTCATCGAGCGCCTCGGTCTGCGTCGATAA
- a CDS encoding glycosyltransferase family 2 protein, with amino-acid sequence MPSITVVIPALDDAGMLARCLADLAAQLRPADEIIVVDNGSSDDTAAVARAGGARVLEQPVRGIFPAAATGYDAATTDIVARLDADSRPPVDWLLHIEAEFVDDPAIGVLTGPGVFYDGNTFVAGLGQLLYIGGYFWSMEIWLGHPPIFGSNFAMRREVWQEVRGRVHRDLREVHDDLDLAIHLDPGVVVRYDERLLVGISSRPFSTWRGFGRRIRWAFGTLRMHLPEETPWRRRAARRRWEAEHTEEAPGAIA; translated from the coding sequence GTGCCCTCGATCACCGTCGTGATCCCCGCGCTCGACGACGCAGGGATGCTCGCCCGCTGCCTCGCCGACCTCGCCGCGCAGCTCCGCCCTGCGGACGAGATCATCGTCGTGGACAACGGCAGCTCCGACGACACCGCGGCCGTCGCCCGCGCCGGAGGGGCGCGCGTGCTGGAGCAGCCGGTGCGCGGCATCTTCCCCGCGGCGGCCACCGGCTACGACGCCGCCACCACGGACATCGTCGCGCGCCTGGACGCCGACTCGCGGCCTCCCGTCGACTGGCTGCTGCACATCGAGGCCGAGTTCGTGGACGACCCCGCGATCGGCGTGCTGACCGGCCCCGGCGTCTTCTACGACGGCAACACGTTCGTCGCGGGTCTCGGCCAGCTCCTCTACATCGGCGGCTACTTCTGGTCGATGGAGATCTGGCTCGGGCACCCGCCGATCTTCGGCTCCAACTTCGCGATGCGGCGGGAGGTCTGGCAGGAGGTCCGCGGGCGTGTGCACCGCGATCTGCGCGAGGTCCACGACGACCTGGACCTCGCCATCCACCTCGACCCCGGCGTGGTCGTGCGCTACGACGAGCGGCTGCTGGTCGGCATCTCGTCGCGACCGTTCTCGACGTGGCGCGGCTTCGGGCGGCGCATCCGCTGGGCGTTCGGCACGCTGCGCATGCACCTGCCGGAGGAGACGCCGTGGCGGCGCAGGGCGGCGCGACGGCGATGGGAGGCCGAGCACACCGAGGAGGCCCCCGGCGCGATCGCCTGA
- a CDS encoding PLP-dependent aminotransferase family protein, whose translation MDIHVSIEGRGDRIERVYRALRDAVLDGRLRHGERLPATRELAVSLGVSRSTVSTAYERLTAEGYLAARVGSGTFVAMPVQVVSGSGARPTKSASARQGALPVPTWRDLADPLWTEPRPIAYDFSVGSPDPALFPADAWRRSVASALRGAALRTAHYTDPAGVERLRAGIARHLGLARSVAATAGDVVVTSGAQQAFDLLARTLLQPGDTVAVEDPGYPPVRQLFEQLGARVVPVPVDDHGLRVDLLPAARLVYVTPSHQFPLGGVLPLERRTALLEWAARNDAVIVEDDYDSEYRFGARALDPLQRLDADGRVVYVGTFSKTMLPGLRLGFVVAPPSLVPALRSAKRLTDWHNDVVTQTAMARLLDSGAFAAHVRRARRVYEERHALIGREAGDLLSGRLAVVPSAAGLHLALRPVDGVAFDSTRVMEAAAIAGVAVQALPRFAVGTGWEGLLLGFGSIVSEDIPDGLRLLAEAVGRSRPGRPTA comes from the coding sequence GTGGACATCCACGTGTCGATCGAAGGGCGCGGAGACCGCATCGAGCGCGTCTATCGGGCACTGCGCGACGCCGTGCTCGACGGCCGGCTGCGTCACGGCGAGCGTCTGCCCGCCACCCGGGAGCTCGCGGTGAGCCTGGGCGTTTCGCGCAGCACCGTCTCCACGGCGTACGAACGTCTGACTGCGGAGGGCTACCTCGCGGCGCGCGTCGGGTCGGGGACGTTCGTGGCGATGCCGGTCCAGGTTGTCTCGGGATCAGGAGCGCGACCGACGAAATCGGCGTCTGCCCGCCAGGGAGCCCTCCCGGTCCCCACCTGGCGCGACCTCGCCGACCCGCTCTGGACCGAGCCGCGCCCGATCGCCTACGACTTCAGCGTCGGCTCGCCCGACCCCGCGCTCTTCCCGGCCGACGCCTGGCGCCGCAGCGTCGCCTCCGCACTGCGCGGGGCCGCCCTGCGGACGGCGCACTACACCGACCCGGCCGGGGTCGAGCGGCTGCGCGCCGGGATCGCCCGGCACCTCGGGCTCGCCCGCTCGGTCGCGGCCACGGCCGGCGACGTGGTGGTCACCAGCGGCGCCCAGCAGGCCTTCGATCTCCTTGCCCGCACGTTGCTGCAGCCCGGCGACACCGTCGCCGTCGAGGACCCCGGCTACCCGCCCGTGCGCCAGCTCTTCGAGCAGCTCGGCGCGCGCGTCGTCCCCGTCCCGGTCGACGACCACGGCCTCCGCGTCGACCTGCTTCCCGCGGCGCGCCTGGTCTACGTGACGCCCTCGCACCAGTTCCCGCTCGGCGGCGTGCTCCCCCTGGAGCGGCGCACCGCGCTGCTGGAGTGGGCGGCCAGGAACGACGCCGTCATCGTGGAGGACGACTACGACAGCGAGTACCGTTTCGGCGCGCGGGCGCTCGATCCGCTGCAGCGGCTGGACGCCGACGGACGCGTGGTCTACGTCGGCACGTTCTCCAAGACCATGCTGCCCGGGCTCCGGCTCGGTTTCGTGGTCGCGCCGCCCTCCCTCGTCCCGGCGCTGCGGAGTGCCAAACGGTTGACCGACTGGCACAACGACGTCGTGACGCAGACCGCGATGGCCCGTCTCCTCGACTCCGGCGCATTCGCCGCCCACGTGCGGCGGGCGCGGCGCGTCTACGAGGAGCGTCACGCCCTGATCGGCCGAGAGGCCGGGGACCTGCTGAGCGGACGCCTCGCGGTCGTGCCGTCCGCGGCCGGGCTGCACCTGGCGCTCCGTCCGGTCGACGGCGTCGCCTTCGACTCCACCCGGGTCATGGAGGCCGCGGCCATCGCCGGTGTCGCGGTGCAGGCGCTCCCGCGGTTCGCGGTTGGCACGGGCTGGGAGGGCCTGCTGCTCGGCTTCGGGTCGATCGTGTCCGAGGACATCCCCGACGGTCTGCGCCTCCTCGCCGAAGCGGTCGGCCGGTCCCGTCCGGGCCGGCCGACCGCCTGA
- a CDS encoding SDR family NAD(P)-dependent oxidoreductase: MSSNGTGRFAGKTAIVTGAGSGIGKATALRLASEGARVVGSDISADRLAALVEENPELDIVTVAGDVSSEDTIAAVLEAAGGKVDALANIAGIMDGFLPAAEVDDATWDRVFLVNVTAIMRLTRAVLPLMVAAGSGSIVNVSSEAGLRGSAAGAAYTASKHAVVGLTKSTSVFYAPNGVRTNAVAPGGVVTNVDGTFKSQLAGERLGPIMQTNVPAVAQPEQLAAAITWLLSDDSANISGVVLASDGGWSAI, from the coding sequence ATGAGCAGCAACGGAACCGGCCGCTTCGCCGGAAAGACCGCCATCGTGACCGGAGCCGGCTCCGGCATCGGCAAGGCGACCGCCCTCCGCCTCGCGTCCGAGGGCGCGCGCGTGGTCGGCAGCGACATCTCCGCCGACCGCCTGGCGGCCCTGGTGGAGGAGAACCCGGAGCTGGACATCGTCACCGTCGCGGGCGACGTCTCCAGCGAGGACACCATCGCCGCGGTCCTGGAGGCCGCAGGCGGGAAGGTCGACGCCCTCGCCAACATCGCCGGCATCATGGACGGCTTCCTCCCGGCCGCCGAGGTCGACGACGCGACCTGGGACCGCGTGTTCCTCGTCAACGTCACCGCGATCATGCGCCTCACCCGCGCGGTCCTCCCCCTCATGGTGGCGGCCGGCAGCGGCTCGATCGTGAACGTGTCGTCCGAGGCGGGCCTGCGCGGCTCGGCGGCGGGCGCGGCCTACACCGCCTCCAAGCACGCCGTCGTCGGGCTCACGAAGAGCACGAGCGTCTTCTACGCGCCGAACGGCGTCCGCACCAACGCGGTCGCGCCCGGCGGCGTCGTCACGAACGTGGACGGCACCTTCAAGTCGCAGCTCGCCGGCGAGCGCCTCGGCCCGATCATGCAGACCAACGTCCCGGCGGTGGCGCAGCCCGAGCAGCTCGCGGCAGCCATCACCTGGCTGCTGAGCGACGACTCCGCCAACATCTCCGGTGTCGTCCTCGCCTCCGACGGCGGCTGGTCGGCGATCTGA
- a CDS encoding carboxymuconolactone decarboxylase family protein, with protein sequence MTDTSIIETIATADHPVPVDRVQISAIVPEGYRKVINLDGYVAKAVEEPLGDLIKLRASQLNGCTYCVDMHSVDLQSGGFPLRKVFAVSAWRESPWFTERERTALELTEAVTLIHEGGVSDALYARALNEFGEVGFADLILAIGTINLWNRIAIPTRMHPPAL encoded by the coding sequence ATGACAGACACCTCGATCATCGAAACCATCGCTACGGCCGATCATCCCGTCCCGGTCGACCGGGTGCAGATCTCCGCCATCGTCCCGGAGGGCTACCGCAAGGTCATCAACCTCGACGGCTACGTCGCAAAAGCCGTGGAGGAGCCGCTCGGCGACCTGATCAAGCTCCGCGCCTCCCAGCTCAACGGCTGCACCTACTGCGTCGACATGCACTCGGTCGACCTGCAGAGCGGCGGCTTCCCGCTGCGCAAGGTGTTCGCGGTCTCCGCCTGGCGCGAGTCGCCGTGGTTCACCGAGCGCGAGCGCACAGCGCTGGAGCTGACAGAGGCCGTCACGCTCATCCACGAAGGCGGCGTCTCGGACGCGCTCTATGCGCGCGCGCTGAACGAGTTCGGCGAGGTGGGCTTCGCCGACCTGATCCTCGCGATCGGCACCATCAACCTCTGGAACCGGATCGCCATCCCCACCCGCATGCACCCGCCCGCGCTCTGA
- a CDS encoding TetR family transcriptional regulator, whose translation MNSPEAEPVPRRRGRPADVDPDRVALLALRHFAEHGYETTTMDDIAALAGIGRRTLFRYFPSKPDLVWGGLEPVVDRMHEVLDAAPADERPRDVIARAITESLDLGPEGVEATRFRLRLMATDPALIGFGLTRLGANRDILAEFIARRLGVPAEALRAQVLADAISSANFSALLWWASRGEGDDPAAVAVEALDEVLRGLPG comes from the coding sequence ATGAATTCGCCGGAAGCTGAACCCGTCCCGCGCAGACGGGGCCGACCCGCCGACGTCGACCCCGACCGGGTCGCACTGCTGGCCCTCCGGCACTTCGCGGAGCACGGCTACGAGACGACCACGATGGACGACATCGCCGCGCTCGCCGGCATCGGGCGGCGGACGCTGTTCCGCTACTTCCCGTCGAAACCCGACCTGGTCTGGGGCGGCCTGGAGCCGGTGGTCGACCGGATGCACGAGGTCCTGGACGCGGCTCCGGCGGACGAGCGCCCGCGGGACGTGATCGCCCGCGCCATCACCGAGTCGCTCGACCTCGGTCCGGAGGGCGTGGAGGCGACCCGGTTCCGCCTCCGGCTGATGGCCACCGACCCGGCACTGATCGGGTTCGGGCTGACCAGGCTCGGCGCGAACCGCGACATCCTCGCGGAGTTCATCGCACGCCGGCTCGGAGTGCCGGCGGAGGCTCTGCGGGCACAGGTGCTCGCCGACGCGATCAGCTCGGCGAACTTCTCCGCGCTGCTCTGGTGGGCGTCGCGCGGCGAGGGCGACGACCCGGCGGCGGTCGCGGTGGAGGCGCTGGACGAGGTGCTGCGGGGGCTGCCCGGCTGA
- a CDS encoding FKBP-type peptidyl-prolyl cis-trans isomerase, with protein MAENTNEKPEVDAPEGPAPTTLEIVDIVEGSGPEATPGSKVDVHYLGVEYESGEEFDSSWSRGQSINFPLNNLIKGWQDGIPGMKVGGRRKLTVPPALAYGPAGGGHPLSGKTLIFVIDLLGVS; from the coding sequence ATGGCAGAGAACACCAATGAGAAGCCCGAAGTCGACGCCCCGGAGGGCCCGGCCCCCACGACCCTCGAGATCGTGGACATCGTCGAGGGCTCCGGCCCGGAGGCGACCCCCGGCTCCAAGGTCGACGTGCACTACCTGGGCGTCGAGTACGAGTCCGGCGAGGAGTTCGACTCCTCGTGGAGCCGCGGGCAGTCCATCAACTTCCCGCTCAACAACCTGATCAAGGGCTGGCAGGACGGCATCCCCGGCATGAAGGTCGGCGGCCGTCGCAAGCTCACCGTCCCCCCGGCGCTCGCCTACGGGCCGGCCGGCGGCGGTCACCCGCTCTCGGGCAAGACCCTGATCTTCGTGATCGACCTGCTCGGCGTGAGCTGA
- a CDS encoding AlkA N-terminal domain-containing protein, producing MSVARVTLGGMSSTTTKPHVQDTAGDRLADPVFAQRYRAMSARDARFDGQFITGVHSTGIYCRPSCPAVTPKADNVTFYLTAAAAHEAGLRACKRCLPDAVPGSPEWNVRDDLAARAMRLIADGTVEREGVPGLAHRLGYTPRHLGRVLTAELGAGPLALARAHRAQTARLLLAGTDMPVTDVAFAAGFSSVRQFNETMAEIYHVTPGAIRESARRRPGIVHGPMVVGATAGASLTLRLPARAPFDGGRVLAFLGARAIEGMEAAVAGADGSGIAPSYSRALRLPHGPASIRLTLAGDADSPAIECEASLADMADLAPLVARVRRLLDLDADAEAIDTALAADPVLAPSVAAAPGMRVPGAVDPEEILFRALIGQQVSVPAARTALARLTAALGEPAAIGGFTRLFPTAAAIAEHGREVLRGPGKRIDAIVGAAAALADGSLAIDVGESRSELEARLVALPGIGPWTAGYVALRVLGSPDVLLTGDLALRQGAARLGLPADPRELAARGALWSPWRSYAGMHLWESAHMAQQEARVQRDAQKAAQRATRPTRRSPAGTREA from the coding sequence ATGTCGGTGGCCCGTGTCACGCTGGGAGGCATGAGCAGCACCACGACGAAGCCGCACGTCCAGGACACGGCAGGCGACCGGCTCGCCGACCCGGTCTTCGCGCAGCGCTATCGGGCGATGAGCGCCAGGGACGCCCGCTTCGACGGCCAGTTCATCACCGGGGTCCACTCCACCGGCATCTACTGCCGGCCGAGCTGCCCCGCCGTGACGCCGAAGGCCGACAACGTCACCTTCTATCTGACCGCCGCCGCCGCGCACGAGGCCGGGCTGCGGGCGTGCAAGCGCTGCCTCCCCGACGCCGTGCCCGGCTCGCCGGAGTGGAACGTCCGCGACGACCTCGCCGCGCGCGCGATGCGCCTCATCGCCGACGGCACCGTCGAGCGGGAGGGCGTGCCGGGGCTCGCCCACCGCCTCGGCTACACGCCGCGCCACCTCGGCCGCGTGCTCACTGCCGAGCTGGGAGCCGGCCCGCTCGCCCTCGCCCGCGCTCATCGCGCACAGACCGCACGGCTGCTGCTGGCGGGCACGGACATGCCCGTCACCGATGTGGCCTTCGCCGCGGGCTTCTCCAGCGTGCGGCAGTTCAACGAAACGATGGCGGAGATCTACCACGTGACGCCGGGCGCGATCCGGGAGTCCGCGCGACGCCGGCCCGGGATCGTGCACGGGCCGATGGTGGTGGGCGCGACAGCGGGCGCGTCGCTGACGCTGCGGCTGCCGGCGCGGGCGCCGTTCGACGGCGGGCGGGTGCTGGCGTTCCTCGGAGCGCGGGCGATCGAGGGCATGGAGGCCGCGGTGGCGGGGGCCGACGGCTCCGGCATCGCCCCCTCCTACAGCCGCGCGCTCCGCCTCCCCCACGGACCCGCCTCCATCCGTCTCACCCTGGCGGGCGACGCCGACTCCCCCGCGATCGAGTGCGAGGCCAGCCTCGCCGACATGGCAGACCTCGCGCCGCTGGTGGCGCGGGTCCGGCGCCTGCTCGACCTGGACGCAGATGCGGAGGCCATCGACACCGCACTGGCGGCCGACCCGGTGCTCGCGCCGTCCGTGGCCGCGGCGCCCGGGATGCGGGTGCCAGGAGCGGTCGACCCGGAGGAGATCCTGTTCCGCGCTCTGATCGGGCAGCAGGTGTCCGTGCCGGCCGCGCGCACCGCGCTCGCCCGCCTCACCGCCGCGCTGGGCGAGCCCGCGGCGATCGGCGGCTTCACGCGGCTGTTCCCGACCGCGGCGGCGATCGCCGAGCACGGCAGGGAGGTGCTGCGCGGTCCGGGCAAGCGCATCGACGCGATCGTCGGCGCCGCTGCGGCGCTGGCGGACGGCTCGCTCGCGATCGACGTCGGCGAGTCCCGGTCCGAACTGGAGGCCCGGCTGGTCGCGCTCCCCGGCATCGGCCCGTGGACCGCCGGCTACGTCGCCCTGCGCGTGCTCGGCAGCCCGGACGTACTGCTGACCGGCGACCTGGCGCTGCGGCAGGGGGCGGCGCGGCTCGGCCTCCCGGCAGACCCGCGTGAGCTCGCCGCGCGCGGGGCGCTCTGGTCGCCGTGGCGCAGCTACGCCGGGATGCACCTGTGGGAGAGCGCTCACATGGCGCAGCAGGAGGCCAGGGTGCAGAGGGATGCGCAGAAGGCGGCGCAGCGCGCCACGCGGCCGACGCGCCGCAGCCCCGCGGGCACCCGCGAAGCGTAG
- a CDS encoding VOC family protein codes for MPIVTEFPSGTPVWADLQTADPAASASFYRSLFGWDVPDADPAHGGYAVASLSSTPVAAIGPFPPGMERPVWTVYFAVADIDASAAAATATGGAVLLPPGEIMPGVRLAIVADPAGAVHGLWQRDEDSPWLRDEPGAVDWLELAAPEYESTFPFYEAVLGVAVSEMRVNGEPYGLLDVGPVNVAGATTSAAGVQAHWLVYFGVADLDAAVQRLTGLGGSILEAPVAAAGVGRWAIVTDAQGAGFGLLEPEAR; via the coding sequence ATGCCGATCGTCACCGAGTTCCCTTCCGGCACGCCCGTCTGGGCCGACCTCCAGACCGCAGACCCGGCTGCCTCCGCCTCCTTCTACCGCTCGCTGTTCGGCTGGGACGTCCCCGACGCCGACCCCGCCCACGGCGGCTACGCCGTCGCGTCGCTGAGCAGCACGCCCGTCGCCGCGATCGGCCCGTTCCCGCCGGGGATGGAGCGCCCGGTCTGGACGGTGTACTTCGCCGTGGCGGACATCGACGCGTCCGCTGCCGCGGCGACGGCGACCGGGGGAGCGGTCCTGCTCCCGCCGGGCGAGATCATGCCGGGAGTGCGGCTGGCCATCGTCGCCGACCCGGCCGGCGCCGTGCACGGCCTCTGGCAGCGCGACGAGGACTCCCCGTGGCTGCGCGACGAGCCGGGCGCCGTCGACTGGCTGGAGCTCGCAGCGCCCGAGTACGAGAGCACGTTCCCCTTCTACGAGGCCGTGCTCGGCGTCGCGGTGAGCGAGATGCGGGTGAACGGCGAGCCGTACGGCCTCCTGGACGTCGGCCCGGTGAACGTCGCCGGCGCGACGACCTCGGCTGCAGGGGTGCAGGCGCACTGGCTGGTCTATTTCGGAGTGGCCGACCTGGACGCCGCCGTGCAGCGGCTGACGGGGCTCGGCGGGAGCATCCTCGAGGCCCCGGTCGCCGCCGCGGGCGTCGGCCGCTGGGCGATCGTCACCGACGCCCAGGGCGCCGGTTTCGGGCTGCTCGAACCGGAGGCGCGGTGA
- a CDS encoding fumarylacetoacetate hydrolase family protein, whose amino-acid sequence MRFSHLSTTPDSHPRLAAVIGDGALFLDELLADAPRDLQDLIERGDATLTEVRALVDDAVTAGAPLVPVHELRHASAVLRPPQVIAIGANYAAHASELKLRSEKAATVFSLWPNSLAGHGGTTSWPEDLTTQVDYEAELGVIIGKPARNVSVRDALDYVWGYTVVNDITARDLQFSEAQWSRCKSFDGFTPNGPVVVTADEVADPQDLWLTTNVDGAILQDASTADMVRSVAEIIEFLSRSATIQPGTLISTGSPGGAGYSRTPPVFLRDRSTVTVSIGGIGYLTTYCRVN is encoded by the coding sequence GTGAGATTCTCGCACCTCAGCACCACCCCGGACTCGCACCCGCGCCTGGCGGCCGTCATCGGAGACGGCGCCCTCTTCCTCGACGAGCTCCTCGCCGACGCGCCCCGCGACCTCCAAGACCTCATCGAGCGCGGCGACGCGACCCTGACGGAGGTGCGCGCCCTCGTGGACGACGCCGTCACCGCCGGGGCCCCGCTCGTCCCCGTGCACGAGCTGCGCCACGCCTCCGCCGTCCTGCGCCCGCCGCAGGTCATCGCGATCGGCGCCAACTACGCCGCGCACGCCTCCGAGCTGAAGCTGCGCAGCGAGAAGGCGGCGACCGTCTTCTCGCTCTGGCCCAACTCGCTCGCCGGCCACGGCGGCACCACGAGCTGGCCGGAAGACCTCACGACCCAGGTGGACTACGAGGCCGAGCTCGGCGTCATCATCGGCAAGCCCGCACGCAACGTGTCGGTGCGCGACGCCCTCGACTACGTATGGGGCTACACGGTGGTCAACGACATCACCGCGCGCGACCTCCAGTTCTCCGAGGCGCAGTGGTCGCGCTGCAAGTCGTTCGACGGCTTCACCCCCAACGGCCCGGTGGTCGTCACGGCCGACGAGGTCGCCGACCCGCAGGACCTCTGGCTCACCACGAACGTGGACGGCGCGATCCTGCAGGACGCCTCCACGGCCGACATGGTGCGCTCGGTCGCCGAGATCATCGAGTTCCTGTCGCGGTCCGCCACGATCCAGCCCGGCACGCTCATCTCGACCGGCAGCCCGGGCGGCGCCGGCTACTCGCGCACTCCCCCAGTCTTCCTGCGCGACCGCTCGACGGTCACGGTCTCGATCGGCGGGATCGGCTACCTGACGACGTACTGCCGCGTCAACTGA